In Vespa crabro chromosome 14, iyVesCrab1.2, whole genome shotgun sequence, the following are encoded in one genomic region:
- the LOC124429191 gene encoding coronin-7 isoform X2, with protein MAWRFKASKYKNAAPIVPKPEACIRDISVGSYQTYGNNITASAAFMAFNVDHNGSSLAVLPLEDCGRKSKTMPLLHAHADTVTDMEFSPFHDGLLATSSQDCLVKLWHIPETGLEESLCNPECTFSHRQRRVEAVCWHPAAEHLLTTASYTTLTLWDVLSQQELFSNSDHTEVIQSLSWKQDGTILATSCKDKQVRIIDPRASTCIVNFCSSHMSIKDSRIVWLNNSDRILTTGFDAARLRQVYIRDLRHLNEPVKTLELDCSTGILMPLFDPDTNMLFLAGKGDTTIMYMEVTDKDPYLVEGIRHSGEQTKGVCLVPKRALNVMQAEVNRLLQLTSNMVIPIMYQVPRKTYRDFHADIYPDTNGCIAQNNAAAWIKGHNAPVPKISLDPAKRSKGEDPITVHKGNLATLKENQNEIKVEPIKSPKSITIATPKGFCKAQGINHEKEKNIENDIEKTEENKKIEIEDEKIKMQNGGQTIPPKPLPRASRTNSVSEDEPKPVARPRTSPSPGSVVTSVNPNSISGYKPRLGPKPFQAKSGSQEFSFDKVFSVPVAPNNDTNGYPNDISIPLDNTTDPEKSPTFSNERMKEAENGKSDSSSLEEDANSSDSGYKPKTPSTAERRKVFETKVKDESPESEDIGGFERGNVNRNSIAERRRLYESRSVSVTDGNLAEKAMGSPTMLRRRDSFKTKSEVIKEDDVKKVVPMLRQQSMDPRLEKVEPITTPTPKRTSTVFGRVSKFRHLKGTPGHKSTHIENVRNISRQISGECDGFHANSDRVAVPLSGPGGKIAVLELKKTGRLPDGVMPALVHGATVMDFQWDPFNNQQLAVACDDGMIRLWEIPESGLAEPTNEPSHVIEAHADKIYLIKYHPLASDVLASASYDMTVKLWDLSPLTSEESAIPKITLLGHTDQIFSLAWSPCGQYLASACKDGKLRIYKPRSSDVPIKEGKGPVGTRGARVIWALEGRYLVVMGFDKVSERQIMIFKTDNLNQPLNTVGLDVSPAILMPYYDEDSSTLFLTGRGDSTIYAFEVTEEAPYCCPLSHHRCSSLHQGLSFLPKNRCDVASVEFASALRLTNNTIEPLSFTVPRIKSELFQDDLFPPTKITWKAALTAAEWFNGINKQASRISLKPPGMDNLTENQGQPAVTTIPSATKQSTGPFSISSQPFSRLGWNTDVRAKQEEIQKTMSNNVGDVIQCSLEQDHMEGVEEHEWES; from the exons ATGGCTTGGCGTTTCAAAgcatcaaaatataaaaatgccGCACCTATTGTACCTAAACCGGAAGCATGTATTCGAGATATCTCTGTAGGATCATATCAGACTTATGGGAACAATATTACAGCATCGGCTGCATTTATGGCATTTAATGTGGATCACAATG GATCTAGTTTGGCTGTATTACCACTTGAAGATTGTGGTAGGAAAAGTAAAACTATGCCATTGTTACATGCTCATGCTGATACTGTAACTGATATGGAATTTTCACCTTTTCATGATGGCCTACTTGCTACTAGTTCACAAGATTGTTTG gTAAAGTTGTGGCATATTCCAGAAACTGGATTAGAAGAATCTCTTTGTAATCCTGAATGTACATTTTCTCATCGTCAAAGAAGAGTAGAAGCAGTATGTTGGCATCCGGCTGCTGAACATCTTCTAACAACTGCCTCATATACAACTTTAACTCTTTGGGATGTACTTTCTCAACAAGAATTATTCT CTAACAGTGATCATACTGAAGTAATACAATCATTAAGCTGGAAACAAGATGGCACTATTTTGGCAACATCTTGTAAAGATAAACAAGTGCGAATTATTGATCCCCGTGCATCAACTTGTATTGTTAATTTCTGCTCAAGTCATATGAGTATCAAGGATTCTAGGATTGTATGGTTAAATAACTCTGATAGAATATTAACTACAGGATTTGATGCAGCACGTCTTAGACAAGTATACATAAGAGATTTGAGGCATCTTAATGAACCAGTAAAGACATTGGAATTAGATTGCAGTACTGG gATTTTGATGCCTCTTTTTGATCCTGATACAAATATGCTATTTCTTGCGGGTAAAGGAGATACTACTATCATGTACATGGAAGTGACAGACAAAGATCCTTACTTGGTTGAGGGAATTCGTCATAGTGGAGAGCAAACTAAAGGTGTGTGTCTGGTTCCAAAAAGAGCACTCAATGTCATGCAAGCCGAAGTCAACAGATTATTACAACTCACATCTAATATGGTTATTCCTATCATGTATCAAGTACCTAGAAAG acATATAGAGACTTTCACGCTGATATTTATCCTGATACAAATGGTTGTATCGCACAAAATAATGCAGCAGCATGGATCAAAGGCCATAATGCACCTGTTCCAAAGATATCATTAGATCCTGCCAAAAGAAGCAAAGGTGAAGATCCCATAACT GTACACAAAGGAAATTTAGCAACactgaaagaaaatcaaaacgaAATTAAAGTGGAACCGATCAAGTCTCCAAAATCAATAACGATTGCAACACCAAAAGGATTTTGCAAAGCTCAAGGTATCAATcatgaaaaggagaagaacaTAGAGAATGATATCGAGAAgacagaagaaaataaaaagattgagaTAGAagatgagaagataaaaatgcaGAACGGTGGACAAACGATACCACCGAAGCCTCTACCCAGAGCATCAAGAACCAACAGCGTTTCTGAGGATGAACCTAAACCTGTAGCACGACCTCGCACATCACCGAGTCCAGGATCCGTCGTTACATCTGTAAATCCAAATTCGATCAGCGGATACAAG ccGCGGCTTGGACCAAAACCATTTCAGGCAAAATCTGGTAGTCAGGAATTCTCTTTCGATAAGGTCTTCTCTGTGCCTGTTGCACCGAACAATGATACAAATGGTTATCCAAATGATATCAGTATACCATTGGATAATACTACCGATCCAGAAAAATCACCAACGTTTTCTAACGAACGTATGAAGGAAgcagaaaatggaaaaagtgaTTCTAGCTCATTGGAAGAGGATGCAAATTCAAGTGACTCCGGATATAAACCAAAAACACCGAGCACCGCAGAGAGACGAAAAGTTTTTGAAACTAAAGTTAAGGATGAATCGCCTGAAAGTGAAGACATAGGAGGTTTCGAACGTGGTAATGTTAATAGAAACTCAATCGCAGAAAGGCGACGTTTGTATGAAAGTAGATCTGTATCTGTAACTGATGGAAATTTAGCCGAGAAAGCAATGGGATCGCCGACCATGTTACGAAGACGAGATTCTTTCAAAACTAAGAGCGAGGTAATTAAAGAGGATGATGTTAAGAAAGTCGTTCCAATGTTGCGCCAACAAAGTATGGATCCACGTTTGGAAAAGGTTGAACCAATTACAACACCAACTCCTAAAAGAACATCGACAGTATTtg gtCGAGTATCAAAATTCAGACATCTTAAAGGCACACCTGGTCATAAATCTACTCATATTGAAAACGTAAGAAATATTAGTCGACAGATATCAGGAGAATGCGATGGTTTTCAcg cCAATTCTGATCGCGTTGCTGTTCCTTTGAGTGGACCTGGAGGGAAAATAGCAGTAttagaattaaagaaaactGGTAGATTGCCTGACGGTGTTATGCCAGCATTGGTTCATGGAGCTACAGTAATGGATTTCCAATGGGATCCTTTTAACAATCAGCAATTGGCAGTCG cATGCGATGATGGCATGATCAGACTATGGGAAATACCAGAATCTGGATTGGCAGAGCCAACAAATGAACCGAGTCACGTGATAGAAGCTCATGCTgataagatttatttaataaaatatcatcctTTAGCATCTGACGTGCTCGCATCAGCATCGTACGATATGACAGTAAAACTTTGGGATTTATCACCTTTAACATCAGAAGAATCAGCCATTCCAAAAATAACATTGTTAGGTCATACAGATCAAATATTTAGTTTAGCATGGTCACCATGTGGACAATATCTTGCTAGTGCATGCAAAGATGGAAAATTGCGAATTTACAAGCCAAGATCCAGTGACGTGCctataaaagaaggaaaaggaccAGTAGGTACTCGTGGTGCAAGAGTTATATGGGCATTGGAAGGCAGATACCTTGTTGTAATGGGTTTTGATAA GGTCTCTGAAAGgcaaataatgatatttaaaactGATAATCTTAACCAACCTTTGAATACAGTTGGATTGGACGTTTCTCCTGCGATTTTGATGCCATATTACGATGAAGATAGTTCCACTTTATTTTTAACTGGTCGC GGCGATTCTACTATATATGCTTTCGAAGTTACGGAAGAAGCTCCTTATTGTTGTCCTTTGAGCCATCATCGATGCAGCAGTTTGCATCAAGGATTATCATTCCTTCCTAAGAATAGATGCGATGTCGCAAGTGTAGAATTTGCATCCGCTTTAAGGCTGACAAATAATACCATCGAACCATTAAGTTTCACAGTACCACGTATAAAA AGTGAATTATTCCAAGATGATCTTTTTCCACCAACAAAAATTACATGGAAAGCAGCATTAACTGCCGCTGAATGGTTCAATGGAATAAATAAACAGGCCTCTAGAATAAGTCTTAAACCACCTGGTATGGATAACT TGACAGAAAATCAAGGACAACCAGCAGTTACTACTATACCATCTGCAACAAAACAATCAACAGGCCCATTTTCAATCTCTTCACAACCATTCAGTAGGCTTGGCTGGAATACAGATGTAAGAGCAAAGCAAGAGGAA ATCCAAAAAACAATGAGCAACAATGTGGGGGATGTAATACAGTGCTCTTTGGAACAAGACCACATGGAGGGTGTGGAAGAGCACGAATGG GAATCCTAA
- the LOC124429191 gene encoding coronin-7 isoform X5, translated as MAWRFKASKYKNAAPIVPKPEACIRDISVGSYQTYGNNITASAAFMAFNVDHNGSSLAVLPLEDCGRKSKTMPLLHAHADTVTDMEFSPFHDGLLATSSQDCLVKLWHIPETGLEESLCNPECTFSHRQRRVEAVCWHPAAEHLLTTASYTTLTLWDVLSQQELFSNSDHTEVIQSLSWKQDGTILATSCKDKQVRIIDPRASTCIVNFCSSHMSIKDSRIVWLNNSDRILTTGFDAARLRQVYIRDLRHLNEPVKTLELDCSTGILMPLFDPDTNMLFLAGKGDTTIMYMEVTDKDPYLVEGIRHSGEQTKGVCLVPKRALNVMQAEVNRLLQLTSNMVIPIMYQVPRKTYRDFHADIYPDTNGCIAQNNAAAWIKGHNAPVPKISLDPAKRSKGEDPITVHKGNLATLKENQNEIKVEPIKSPKSITIATPKGFCKAQGINHEKEKNIENDIEKTEENKKIEIEDEKIKMQNGGQTIPPKPLPRASRTNSVSEDEPKPVARPRTSPSPGSVVTSVNPNSISGYKPRLGPKPFQAKSGSQEFSFDKVFSVPVAPNNDTNGYPNDISIPLDNTTDPEKSPTFSNERMKEAENGKSDSSSLEEDANSSDSGYKPKTPSTAERRKVFETKVKDESPESEDIGGFERGNVNRNSIAERRRLYESRSVSVTDGNLAEKAMGSPTMLRRRDSFKTKSEVIKEDDVKKVVPMLRQQSMDPRLEKVEPITTPTPKRTSTVFGRVSKFRHLKGTPGHKSTHIENVRNISRQISGECDGFHANSDRVAVPLSGPGGKIAVLELKKTGRLPDGVMPALVHGATVMDFQWDPFNNQQLAVACDDGMIRLWEIPESGLAEPTNEPSHVIEAHADKIYLIKYHPLASDVLASASYDMTVKLWDLSPLTSEESAIPKITLLGHTDQIFSLAWSPCGQYLASACKDGKLRIYKPRSSDVPIKEGKGPVGTRGARVIWALEGRYLVVMGFDKVSERQIMIFKTDNLNQPLNTVGLDVSPAILMPYYDEDSSTLFLTGRGDSTIYAFEVTEEAPYCCPLSHHRCSSLHQGLSFLPKNRCDVASVEFASALRLTNNTIEPLSFTVPRIKSELFQDDLFPPTKITWKAALTAAEWFNGINKQASRISLKPPGMDNLTENQGQPAVTTIPSATKQSTGPFSISSQPFSRLGWNTDVRAKQEEES; from the exons ATGGCTTGGCGTTTCAAAgcatcaaaatataaaaatgccGCACCTATTGTACCTAAACCGGAAGCATGTATTCGAGATATCTCTGTAGGATCATATCAGACTTATGGGAACAATATTACAGCATCGGCTGCATTTATGGCATTTAATGTGGATCACAATG GATCTAGTTTGGCTGTATTACCACTTGAAGATTGTGGTAGGAAAAGTAAAACTATGCCATTGTTACATGCTCATGCTGATACTGTAACTGATATGGAATTTTCACCTTTTCATGATGGCCTACTTGCTACTAGTTCACAAGATTGTTTG gTAAAGTTGTGGCATATTCCAGAAACTGGATTAGAAGAATCTCTTTGTAATCCTGAATGTACATTTTCTCATCGTCAAAGAAGAGTAGAAGCAGTATGTTGGCATCCGGCTGCTGAACATCTTCTAACAACTGCCTCATATACAACTTTAACTCTTTGGGATGTACTTTCTCAACAAGAATTATTCT CTAACAGTGATCATACTGAAGTAATACAATCATTAAGCTGGAAACAAGATGGCACTATTTTGGCAACATCTTGTAAAGATAAACAAGTGCGAATTATTGATCCCCGTGCATCAACTTGTATTGTTAATTTCTGCTCAAGTCATATGAGTATCAAGGATTCTAGGATTGTATGGTTAAATAACTCTGATAGAATATTAACTACAGGATTTGATGCAGCACGTCTTAGACAAGTATACATAAGAGATTTGAGGCATCTTAATGAACCAGTAAAGACATTGGAATTAGATTGCAGTACTGG gATTTTGATGCCTCTTTTTGATCCTGATACAAATATGCTATTTCTTGCGGGTAAAGGAGATACTACTATCATGTACATGGAAGTGACAGACAAAGATCCTTACTTGGTTGAGGGAATTCGTCATAGTGGAGAGCAAACTAAAGGTGTGTGTCTGGTTCCAAAAAGAGCACTCAATGTCATGCAAGCCGAAGTCAACAGATTATTACAACTCACATCTAATATGGTTATTCCTATCATGTATCAAGTACCTAGAAAG acATATAGAGACTTTCACGCTGATATTTATCCTGATACAAATGGTTGTATCGCACAAAATAATGCAGCAGCATGGATCAAAGGCCATAATGCACCTGTTCCAAAGATATCATTAGATCCTGCCAAAAGAAGCAAAGGTGAAGATCCCATAACT GTACACAAAGGAAATTTAGCAACactgaaagaaaatcaaaacgaAATTAAAGTGGAACCGATCAAGTCTCCAAAATCAATAACGATTGCAACACCAAAAGGATTTTGCAAAGCTCAAGGTATCAATcatgaaaaggagaagaacaTAGAGAATGATATCGAGAAgacagaagaaaataaaaagattgagaTAGAagatgagaagataaaaatgcaGAACGGTGGACAAACGATACCACCGAAGCCTCTACCCAGAGCATCAAGAACCAACAGCGTTTCTGAGGATGAACCTAAACCTGTAGCACGACCTCGCACATCACCGAGTCCAGGATCCGTCGTTACATCTGTAAATCCAAATTCGATCAGCGGATACAAG ccGCGGCTTGGACCAAAACCATTTCAGGCAAAATCTGGTAGTCAGGAATTCTCTTTCGATAAGGTCTTCTCTGTGCCTGTTGCACCGAACAATGATACAAATGGTTATCCAAATGATATCAGTATACCATTGGATAATACTACCGATCCAGAAAAATCACCAACGTTTTCTAACGAACGTATGAAGGAAgcagaaaatggaaaaagtgaTTCTAGCTCATTGGAAGAGGATGCAAATTCAAGTGACTCCGGATATAAACCAAAAACACCGAGCACCGCAGAGAGACGAAAAGTTTTTGAAACTAAAGTTAAGGATGAATCGCCTGAAAGTGAAGACATAGGAGGTTTCGAACGTGGTAATGTTAATAGAAACTCAATCGCAGAAAGGCGACGTTTGTATGAAAGTAGATCTGTATCTGTAACTGATGGAAATTTAGCCGAGAAAGCAATGGGATCGCCGACCATGTTACGAAGACGAGATTCTTTCAAAACTAAGAGCGAGGTAATTAAAGAGGATGATGTTAAGAAAGTCGTTCCAATGTTGCGCCAACAAAGTATGGATCCACGTTTGGAAAAGGTTGAACCAATTACAACACCAACTCCTAAAAGAACATCGACAGTATTtg gtCGAGTATCAAAATTCAGACATCTTAAAGGCACACCTGGTCATAAATCTACTCATATTGAAAACGTAAGAAATATTAGTCGACAGATATCAGGAGAATGCGATGGTTTTCAcg cCAATTCTGATCGCGTTGCTGTTCCTTTGAGTGGACCTGGAGGGAAAATAGCAGTAttagaattaaagaaaactGGTAGATTGCCTGACGGTGTTATGCCAGCATTGGTTCATGGAGCTACAGTAATGGATTTCCAATGGGATCCTTTTAACAATCAGCAATTGGCAGTCG cATGCGATGATGGCATGATCAGACTATGGGAAATACCAGAATCTGGATTGGCAGAGCCAACAAATGAACCGAGTCACGTGATAGAAGCTCATGCTgataagatttatttaataaaatatcatcctTTAGCATCTGACGTGCTCGCATCAGCATCGTACGATATGACAGTAAAACTTTGGGATTTATCACCTTTAACATCAGAAGAATCAGCCATTCCAAAAATAACATTGTTAGGTCATACAGATCAAATATTTAGTTTAGCATGGTCACCATGTGGACAATATCTTGCTAGTGCATGCAAAGATGGAAAATTGCGAATTTACAAGCCAAGATCCAGTGACGTGCctataaaagaaggaaaaggaccAGTAGGTACTCGTGGTGCAAGAGTTATATGGGCATTGGAAGGCAGATACCTTGTTGTAATGGGTTTTGATAA GGTCTCTGAAAGgcaaataatgatatttaaaactGATAATCTTAACCAACCTTTGAATACAGTTGGATTGGACGTTTCTCCTGCGATTTTGATGCCATATTACGATGAAGATAGTTCCACTTTATTTTTAACTGGTCGC GGCGATTCTACTATATATGCTTTCGAAGTTACGGAAGAAGCTCCTTATTGTTGTCCTTTGAGCCATCATCGATGCAGCAGTTTGCATCAAGGATTATCATTCCTTCCTAAGAATAGATGCGATGTCGCAAGTGTAGAATTTGCATCCGCTTTAAGGCTGACAAATAATACCATCGAACCATTAAGTTTCACAGTACCACGTATAAAA AGTGAATTATTCCAAGATGATCTTTTTCCACCAACAAAAATTACATGGAAAGCAGCATTAACTGCCGCTGAATGGTTCAATGGAATAAATAAACAGGCCTCTAGAATAAGTCTTAAACCACCTGGTATGGATAACT TGACAGAAAATCAAGGACAACCAGCAGTTACTACTATACCATCTGCAACAAAACAATCAACAGGCCCATTTTCAATCTCTTCACAACCATTCAGTAGGCTTGGCTGGAATACAGATGTAAGAGCAAAGCAAGAGGAA GAATCCTAA
- the LOC124429191 gene encoding coronin-7 isoform X1, translated as MAWRFKASKYKNAAPIVPKPEACIRDISVGSYQTYGNNITASAAFMAFNVDHNGSSLAVLPLEDCGRKSKTMPLLHAHADTVTDMEFSPFHDGLLATSSQDCLVKLWHIPETGLEESLCNPECTFSHRQRRVEAVCWHPAAEHLLTTASYTTLTLWDVLSQQELFSNSDHTEVIQSLSWKQDGTILATSCKDKQVRIIDPRASTCIVNFCSSHMSIKDSRIVWLNNSDRILTTGFDAARLRQVYIRDLRHLNEPVKTLELDCSTGILMPLFDPDTNMLFLAGKGDTTIMYMEVTDKDPYLVEGIRHSGEQTKGVCLVPKRALNVMQAEVNRLLQLTSNMVIPIMYQVPRKTYRDFHADIYPDTNGCIAQNNAAAWIKGHNAPVPKISLDPAKRSKGEDPITVHKGNLATLKENQNEIKVEPIKSPKSITIATPKGFCKAQGINHEKEKNIENDIEKTEENKKIEIEDEKIKMQNGGQTIPPKPLPRASRTNSVSEDEPKPVARPRTSPSPGSVVTSVNPNSISGYKPRLGPKPFQAKSGSQEFSFDKVFSVPVAPNNDTNGYPNDISIPLDNTTDPEKSPTFSNERMKEAENGKSDSSSLEEDANSSDSGYKPKTPSTAERRKVFETKVKDESPESEDIGGFERGNVNRNSIAERRRLYESRSVSVTDGNLAEKAMGSPTMLRRRDSFKTKSEVIKEDDVKKVVPMLRQQSMDPRLEKVEPITTPTPKRTSTVFGRVSKFRHLKGTPGHKSTHIENVRNISRQISGECDGFHANSDRVAVPLSGPGGKIAVLELKKTGRLPDGVMPALVHGATVMDFQWDPFNNQQLAVACDDGMIRLWEIPESGLAEPTNEPSHVIEAHADKIYLIKYHPLASDVLASASYDMTVKLWDLSPLTSEESAIPKITLLGHTDQIFSLAWSPCGQYLASACKDGKLRIYKPRSSDVPIKEGKGPVGTRGARVIWALEGRYLVVMGFDKVSERQIMIFKTDNLNQPLNTVGLDVSPAILMPYYDEDSSTLFLTGRGDSTIYAFEVTEEAPYCCPLSHHRCSSLHQGLSFLPKNRCDVASVEFASALRLTNNTIEPLSFTVPRIKSELFQDDLFPPTKITWKAALTAAEWFNGINKQASRISLKPPGMDNLTENQGQPAVTTIPSATKQSTGPFSISSQPFSRLGWNTDVRAKQEEIQKTMSNNVGDVIQCSLEQDHMEGVEEHEWDE; from the exons ATGGCTTGGCGTTTCAAAgcatcaaaatataaaaatgccGCACCTATTGTACCTAAACCGGAAGCATGTATTCGAGATATCTCTGTAGGATCATATCAGACTTATGGGAACAATATTACAGCATCGGCTGCATTTATGGCATTTAATGTGGATCACAATG GATCTAGTTTGGCTGTATTACCACTTGAAGATTGTGGTAGGAAAAGTAAAACTATGCCATTGTTACATGCTCATGCTGATACTGTAACTGATATGGAATTTTCACCTTTTCATGATGGCCTACTTGCTACTAGTTCACAAGATTGTTTG gTAAAGTTGTGGCATATTCCAGAAACTGGATTAGAAGAATCTCTTTGTAATCCTGAATGTACATTTTCTCATCGTCAAAGAAGAGTAGAAGCAGTATGTTGGCATCCGGCTGCTGAACATCTTCTAACAACTGCCTCATATACAACTTTAACTCTTTGGGATGTACTTTCTCAACAAGAATTATTCT CTAACAGTGATCATACTGAAGTAATACAATCATTAAGCTGGAAACAAGATGGCACTATTTTGGCAACATCTTGTAAAGATAAACAAGTGCGAATTATTGATCCCCGTGCATCAACTTGTATTGTTAATTTCTGCTCAAGTCATATGAGTATCAAGGATTCTAGGATTGTATGGTTAAATAACTCTGATAGAATATTAACTACAGGATTTGATGCAGCACGTCTTAGACAAGTATACATAAGAGATTTGAGGCATCTTAATGAACCAGTAAAGACATTGGAATTAGATTGCAGTACTGG gATTTTGATGCCTCTTTTTGATCCTGATACAAATATGCTATTTCTTGCGGGTAAAGGAGATACTACTATCATGTACATGGAAGTGACAGACAAAGATCCTTACTTGGTTGAGGGAATTCGTCATAGTGGAGAGCAAACTAAAGGTGTGTGTCTGGTTCCAAAAAGAGCACTCAATGTCATGCAAGCCGAAGTCAACAGATTATTACAACTCACATCTAATATGGTTATTCCTATCATGTATCAAGTACCTAGAAAG acATATAGAGACTTTCACGCTGATATTTATCCTGATACAAATGGTTGTATCGCACAAAATAATGCAGCAGCATGGATCAAAGGCCATAATGCACCTGTTCCAAAGATATCATTAGATCCTGCCAAAAGAAGCAAAGGTGAAGATCCCATAACT GTACACAAAGGAAATTTAGCAACactgaaagaaaatcaaaacgaAATTAAAGTGGAACCGATCAAGTCTCCAAAATCAATAACGATTGCAACACCAAAAGGATTTTGCAAAGCTCAAGGTATCAATcatgaaaaggagaagaacaTAGAGAATGATATCGAGAAgacagaagaaaataaaaagattgagaTAGAagatgagaagataaaaatgcaGAACGGTGGACAAACGATACCACCGAAGCCTCTACCCAGAGCATCAAGAACCAACAGCGTTTCTGAGGATGAACCTAAACCTGTAGCACGACCTCGCACATCACCGAGTCCAGGATCCGTCGTTACATCTGTAAATCCAAATTCGATCAGCGGATACAAG ccGCGGCTTGGACCAAAACCATTTCAGGCAAAATCTGGTAGTCAGGAATTCTCTTTCGATAAGGTCTTCTCTGTGCCTGTTGCACCGAACAATGATACAAATGGTTATCCAAATGATATCAGTATACCATTGGATAATACTACCGATCCAGAAAAATCACCAACGTTTTCTAACGAACGTATGAAGGAAgcagaaaatggaaaaagtgaTTCTAGCTCATTGGAAGAGGATGCAAATTCAAGTGACTCCGGATATAAACCAAAAACACCGAGCACCGCAGAGAGACGAAAAGTTTTTGAAACTAAAGTTAAGGATGAATCGCCTGAAAGTGAAGACATAGGAGGTTTCGAACGTGGTAATGTTAATAGAAACTCAATCGCAGAAAGGCGACGTTTGTATGAAAGTAGATCTGTATCTGTAACTGATGGAAATTTAGCCGAGAAAGCAATGGGATCGCCGACCATGTTACGAAGACGAGATTCTTTCAAAACTAAGAGCGAGGTAATTAAAGAGGATGATGTTAAGAAAGTCGTTCCAATGTTGCGCCAACAAAGTATGGATCCACGTTTGGAAAAGGTTGAACCAATTACAACACCAACTCCTAAAAGAACATCGACAGTATTtg gtCGAGTATCAAAATTCAGACATCTTAAAGGCACACCTGGTCATAAATCTACTCATATTGAAAACGTAAGAAATATTAGTCGACAGATATCAGGAGAATGCGATGGTTTTCAcg cCAATTCTGATCGCGTTGCTGTTCCTTTGAGTGGACCTGGAGGGAAAATAGCAGTAttagaattaaagaaaactGGTAGATTGCCTGACGGTGTTATGCCAGCATTGGTTCATGGAGCTACAGTAATGGATTTCCAATGGGATCCTTTTAACAATCAGCAATTGGCAGTCG cATGCGATGATGGCATGATCAGACTATGGGAAATACCAGAATCTGGATTGGCAGAGCCAACAAATGAACCGAGTCACGTGATAGAAGCTCATGCTgataagatttatttaataaaatatcatcctTTAGCATCTGACGTGCTCGCATCAGCATCGTACGATATGACAGTAAAACTTTGGGATTTATCACCTTTAACATCAGAAGAATCAGCCATTCCAAAAATAACATTGTTAGGTCATACAGATCAAATATTTAGTTTAGCATGGTCACCATGTGGACAATATCTTGCTAGTGCATGCAAAGATGGAAAATTGCGAATTTACAAGCCAAGATCCAGTGACGTGCctataaaagaaggaaaaggaccAGTAGGTACTCGTGGTGCAAGAGTTATATGGGCATTGGAAGGCAGATACCTTGTTGTAATGGGTTTTGATAA GGTCTCTGAAAGgcaaataatgatatttaaaactGATAATCTTAACCAACCTTTGAATACAGTTGGATTGGACGTTTCTCCTGCGATTTTGATGCCATATTACGATGAAGATAGTTCCACTTTATTTTTAACTGGTCGC GGCGATTCTACTATATATGCTTTCGAAGTTACGGAAGAAGCTCCTTATTGTTGTCCTTTGAGCCATCATCGATGCAGCAGTTTGCATCAAGGATTATCATTCCTTCCTAAGAATAGATGCGATGTCGCAAGTGTAGAATTTGCATCCGCTTTAAGGCTGACAAATAATACCATCGAACCATTAAGTTTCACAGTACCACGTATAAAA AGTGAATTATTCCAAGATGATCTTTTTCCACCAACAAAAATTACATGGAAAGCAGCATTAACTGCCGCTGAATGGTTCAATGGAATAAATAAACAGGCCTCTAGAATAAGTCTTAAACCACCTGGTATGGATAACT TGACAGAAAATCAAGGACAACCAGCAGTTACTACTATACCATCTGCAACAAAACAATCAACAGGCCCATTTTCAATCTCTTCACAACCATTCAGTAGGCTTGGCTGGAATACAGATGTAAGAGCAAAGCAAGAGGAA ATCCAAAAAACAATGAGCAACAATGTGGGGGATGTAATACAGTGCTCTTTGGAACAAGACCACATGGAGGGTGTGGAAGAGCACGAATGG gATGAGTAA